One Glycine max cultivar Williams 82 chromosome 6, Glycine_max_v4.0, whole genome shotgun sequence DNA segment encodes these proteins:
- the LOC100781921 gene encoding histone-lysine N-methyltransferase ATXR3 isoform X1, which translates to MGDGGVACIPLQQQQHVIERLPNAAAEKALSGNGFGSGLLKAAGKRKKKKVKVKKKVAPAAKKVVNSELAVEGVGSRGGNDVESGGVCGEMDEVEEGELGTLGCELENGEFVPPEKPVMLTRRSEIENGEIASERWKKGEVERGVFVSGKWRKEEDVEKGEIVPEKGRKGETEKWEYGSWRGGMKNDIEKGEFIQDRWHRGDMGRDDYGCARICRYPPGRDKGWKNERERTPPSGRYYIGDEYFRKKELNRSGSQHAKSAPRWDSGQERNIRISSKIVDEEKNEHSNSRTHMRDYSSGNRLKRHGNESEGCEWNYGDYAGLKSRRLSDDSPRHAYSEHYSRPSVERSYRNSSSKSSADKYSSRHHESLPTRSVYDKHGRSPGHSERSPHDRARYYDHKDRTPVRPSPYSRDRSPYSREKSPHGRERSPYNRNWDRSRHHDHKMRSPTHAERSPQDRGRHQDRRDLTPNLMEQSPHDRTKSNIHREVSSKTLSSGKHNSQHSCKDSEDKHIQQEANLSDVESHGERNVHNGNKSIEKDVCSEPEKEQQSSSPTVSCKDSPCLEPSPEELPSMEEDMDICDTPPHVPVVMDSSSGKWFYLDYNGVEHGPSKLSDIKVLVDDGVLMSDHFIKHIDSDRWLTVEKAVSPVAAPSFPPVVSDTITQLVNPPEAPGNLLADTGDILQSGPENYPGIPAPILQPMLCSKDSGIASELLEDLHIDERVGVLLEGYDVIPGREFEAIKESLQMDFEYAKWEGLEECEGFPGHDSLRMEHDSRIDSSREHESQVSIPSGKDNGFTVGVPGDWSSAQWSCKGGDWKRNDDAQDRFCNKKLVLNDGFSLCQMPKSGCEDPRWTRKDDLYYPSHSRRLDLPLWAFCTDERVDCSTVSKPVQTKLASVRGVKGNILSVVRINACVVKDQGSLVSEACHKTQGKDRYHSRSTRSFSSTSDSKRSSTEEDSQSKASNDQGSLGSCRSMEFINIPKDHNCTVHDLQLHLGDWYYLDGSGRERGPSSFSELQHLVDQGIVKNYSSVFRKCDKLWVPVTSSAETYDEDVNLRSYQESSTVSGECSGLPSKQIHGASFGEHDSKSNLFNSLFPQFVGYTRGKLHELVMRSYKSREFAAVINEVLDPWINARQPKKEIEKQIYWKSEGDGHASKRARMLVDYSEEDSDFEDGSLTNGKDESTFEALCGDATFSGEGSGITDPKVGSWGLLDGRMLARVFHCLRSDLKSLAFASMTCKHWRATVRFYKKVSRHANLSSLGHSCTDSIMWNILNAYEKDKIESIVLIGCTNITAGMLEKILLSFPGLSTVDIRGCSQFGELTPKFTNVKWIKSQSSHITKIAAESHKIRSLKQTAEQTSSISKVSSFSIRDDFGELKDYFDSVDKRDSAKQLFRQNLYKRSKLYDARKSSSILSRDARTRRWSIKKSESGYKRMEQFLASSLREIMKANSCDFFMPKVAEIEAKMKNGYYSGHGLSYVKEDISRMCRDAIKTKNRGDAGNMNHVITLFIQLATWLEENSKYVNSRDALVKLWGNNPPSSLCSTSSKYKKNRLVSERKHRSNETHGGLDNGEYASDREIRRRLSKLNKKSFDSESETSDDFDRSSEDGKSDSDTTTTDIESDQDVHSESRIGDSRGDVYFTPDDGLDFITDEREWGARMTKASLVPPVTRKYDVIDQYIIVADEEDVRRKMRVSLPDGYAEKLSVQKNGIDESDMELPEVKDYKPRKQLENEVVEQEVYGIDPYTHNLLLDSMPKELDWSLQEKHLFVEDKLLRMLNKQVNHFTGTGNTPMSYPLQPAIEEIERYAEEQCDVRTVRMCQGILKAIASRPDDKYVAYRKGLGVVCNKEEGFGEDDFVVEFLGEVYPVWKWFEKQDGIRSLQKNSNDPAPEFYNIYLERPKGDAYGYDLVVVDAMHKANYASRICHSCRPNCEAKVTAVDGHYQIGIYSVREIQHGEEITFDYNSVTESKEEYEASVCLCGSQVCRGSYLNLTGEGAFEKVLKEWHGILDRHYLMLEACELNSVSEEDYNDLGRAGLGSCLLGGLPDWLVSYAARLVRFINFERTKLPEEILKHNLEEKRKYFSDICLEVERSDAEVQAEGVYNQRLQNLAVTLDKVRYVMRCIFGDPLKAPPPLEKLSPEAVVSFLWKGEDSFVEELLQCLAPHVEESTLNDLKTKIHARDPSSSGDIQKAVQKSLLWLRDEVRNLPCTYKCRHDAAADLIHIYAYTKYFFRIQDYQTITSPPVYISPLDLGPKYADKLGAGFQEYRKIYGENYCLGQLVFWHNQSNAEPDCTLARISRGCLSLPDISSFYAKAQKPSRHRVYGPRTVRSMLARMEKQPQKPWPKDRIWSFKNSPKFFGSPMLDAVINNSPLDREMVHWLKHRPAIFQAMWDQ; encoded by the exons ATGGGAGATGGAGGCGTGGCGTGTATACCtctgcagcagcagcagcatgtTATTGAGCGGTTGCCGAATGCGGCGGCGGAGAAGGCGCTTAGTGGGAACGGGTTCGGTTCTGGGCTGCTCAAGGCAGCtggcaagaggaagaagaagaaggtgaagGTGAAGAAGAAAGTGGCGCCCGCGGCAAAGAAGGTGGTAAACAGTGAATTGGCAGTGGAGGGAGTAGGCAGCCGGGGTGGGAATGATGTTGAGAGTGGGGGAGTGTGTGGGGAGATGGATGAAGTGGAAGAGGGTGAACTGGGGACCTTGGGGTGTGAGCTGGAGAATGGAGAGTTTGTGCCGCCGGAGAAGCCGGTGATGCTGACAcggagaagtgaaattgagaatggggAGATTGCCAGTGAGAGATGGAAGAAAGGGGAGGTGGAGAGGGGGGTGTTTGTTTCTGGAAAATGGAGAAAGGAGGAGGATGTGGAGAAAGGGGAGATAGTTCCTGAGAAGGGTAGGAAAGGAGAAACTGAGAAATGGGAATATGGGTCGTGGAGAGGTGGAATGAAGAATGATATTGAGAAGGGAGAATTCATTCAAGATAGGTGGCATAGGGGAGACATGGGGAGGGATGATTATGGCTGTGCTAGAATCTGCAGGTACCCGCCAGGTAGGGATAAAGGGTGGAAAAATGAACGGGAGCGTACACCACCTTCTGGGAGATATTATATAGGTGATGAGTATTTCAGGAAGAAGGAATTGAATAGAAGTGGAAGTCAGCATGCTAAAAGTGCTCCCAGGTGGGATAGTGGACAAGAGAGAAATATAAGGATCAGTTCGAAGATTGTGGATGAGGAGAAAAATGAACACAGTAATAGTAGGACCCATATGCGGGATTACTCTTCTGGAAATCGGTTGAAGAGGCATGGTAATGAGTCAGAAGGCTGTGAGTGGAACTATGGAGATTATGCCGGTTTAAAAAGTCGAAGGCTTTCTGATGATAGCCCACGTCATGCTTATTCTGAGCACTATTCTCGCCCCTCTGTGGAAAGATCTTATAGAAATAGTTCTTCCAAATCATCAGCAGACAAGTATTCTTCCAGGCACCACGAGTCTTTGCCTACCAGATCAGTTTATGACAAGCATGGACGCAGCCCTGGTCATTCTGAGCGATCCCCACATGACCGAGCCAGGTATTATGATCATAAAGATCGCACTCCAGTGCGTCCTTCACCCTACAGTCGTGACAGATCTCCATATAGCCGTGAGAAATCCCCACATGGTCGGGAGAGATCCCCATATAACAGGAATTGGGATAGAAGTCGTCACCATGATCATAAAATGAGAAGTCCTACTCATGCTGAGCGGTCCCCACAAGATCGAGGTCGACATCAAGATAGGAGGGACCTCACTCCAAATTTAATGGAGCAATCCCCACATGATCGAACTAAGTCAAACATTCATCGAGAAGTAAGTAGTAAAACCTTATCAAGTGGAAAACATAACTCACAACATAGTTGTAAGGATTCTGAAGATAAGCACATCCAACAGGAGGCAAATCTTTCTGATGTTGAATCTCATGGTGAAAGAAATGTGCATAATGGCAATAAGTCTATTGAGAAAGATGTCTGCAGTGAACCTGAAAAGGAACAACAGTCCTCTAGTCCGACTGTAAGCTGCAAAGACTCTCCTTGCTTGGAGCCATCTCCTGAGGAGCTACCTTCTATGGAAGAAGATATGGACATATGTgatactcctccacatgtcccTGTGGTGATGGATTCGTCATCTGGGAAATGGTTTTACCTTGATTATAACGGTGTAGAACATGGGCCTTCTAAGTTGTCTGACATCAAGGTCCTTGTGGATGATGGCGTACTTATGTCAGATCACTTTATTAAGCACATAGATAGTGACAGGTGGCTAACTGTTGAAAAAGCAGTATCCCCAGTGGCAGCTCCGAGTTTTCCACCAGTTGTGTCAGACACCATAACCCAGTTGGTAAACCCTCCAGAAGCCCCAGGTAATCTGTTGGCTGATACTGGAGATATTCTTCAATCTGGTCCTGAGAATTATCCGGGAATCCCGGCGCCTATTCTGCAGCCAATGTTATGCTCTAAAGACAGTGGGATTGCATCTGAATTGTTGGAGGACCTCCACATTGATGAAAGGGTTGGAGTTCTGTTAGAGGGTTATGATGTCATTCCAGGAAGGGAGTTTGAAGCAATAAAAG AATCTTTGCAAATGGATTTTGAATATGCAAAATGGGAGGGATTGGAGGAGTGTGAAG GTTTTCCTGGCCATGATAGCCTGAGGATGGAACATGATTCAAGAATTGATTCATCTAGAGAACATGAGTCTCAGGTAAGTATACCCTCTGGCAAGGATAATGGATTTACTGTTGGTGTTCCTGGTGACTGGTCTTCTGCTCAATGGTCATGCAAAGGTGGTGACTGGAAGAGGAATGATGATGCCCAAGATagattttgtaataaaaaacttGTCCTCAATGATGGGTTTTCACTATGTCAAATGCCTAAATCTGGATGTGAAGATCCTCGTTGGACTCGAAAAGATGACTTGTATTATCCTTCTCATAGCAGGAGGCTTGATCTTcctctttgggctttttgtacTGATGAGAGGGTTGATTGCAGTACTGTGAGCAAACCAGTTCAAACCAAGCTTGCTTCTGTTAGGGGAGTGAAAGGAAATATTCTTTCAGTGGTAAGGATAAATGCATGTGTAGTCAAGGACCAGGGATCATTGGTCTCTGAGGCATGCCACAAGACCCAAGGCAAGGATAGATATCATTCAAGGTCAACTCGGTCTTTCTCTTCAACCAGTGATAGCAAGAGATCATCAACTGAAGAAGATTCTCAGTCAAAAGCTTCTAATGATCAAGGTTCTCTAGGCTCTTGCAGGAGCATGGAATTCATTAATATTCCTAAAGACCATAATTGTACTGTCCATGACTTGCAATTACATTTAGGCGACTGGTATTATCTTGATGGTTCTGGGCGTGAAAGAGGGCCTTCATCATTTTCAGAGCTACAGCATTTAGTAGACCaaggaattgtaaaaaattatagcaGTGTGTTCAGGAAATGTGATAAACTCTGGGTTCCTGTTACGTCTTCTGCTGAAACATATGATGAAGATGTCAATCTAAGAAGTTATCAAGAAAGTAGTACAGTGTCTGGTGAATGTTCTGGACTACCATCAAAGCAAATTCATGGTGCTTCATTTGGTGAACACGACTCAAAGTCAAATTTGTTTAACAGCTTATTCCCTCAGTTTGTTGGTTATACTCGTGGGAAGCTACATGAATTAGTAATGAGATCATATAAGAGCCGGGAGTTTGCTGCTGTTATAAATGAGGTTTTAGATCCCTGGATCAATGCAAGACAGccaaagaaagaaattgagaaACAAATATATTGGAAATCTG AAGGTGATGGACATGCTTCCAAAAGAGCTAGGATGCTGGTTGATTATAGTGAAGAAGATAGTGATTTTGAAGATGGCAGCCTGACAAATGGGAAAGATGAATCCACATTTGAGGCTTTATGTGGTGATGCTACATTCTCCGGGGAAGGAAGTGGCATTACTGATCCCAAGGTTGGAAGCTGGGGTTTATTAGATGGTCGTATGTTGGCACGAGTCTTCCACTGCTTAAGGTCTGATTTGAAATCACTTGCCTTTGCATCAATGACTTGCAAGCATTGGAGAGCTACTGTAAGGTTTTACAAAAAGGTCTCAAGGCATGCTAATTTGTCATCCTTGGGTCATTCTTGCACTGATTCCATAATGTGGAACATCTTG AATGCCTATGAAAAAGACAAGATTGAATCCATTGTTCTAATTGGTTGCACCAATATTACTGCTGGCATGCTAGAGAaaattcttctttcatttcctgGTTTATCTACAGTAGACATTAGAGGGTGCAGCCAGTTTGGAGAGCTGACTCCTAAATTTACCAATGTGAAATGGATCAAGAGCCAGAGTTCACACATAACCAAAATTGCAGCGGAATCACATAAAATCAGAAGCCTTAAACAAACTGCTGAGCAAACTTCATCTATTTCTAAGGTCAGCAGTTTTAGTATTAGGGATGATTTTGGTGAGCTGAAGGACTATTTTGACAGTGTGGATAAGAGAGACTCAGCGAAGCAATTATTCCGTCAAAACTTGTACAAGCGGTCAAAATTATATGATGCTCGGAAGTCCTCGTCTATTCTCTCTAGAGATGCTCGAACAAGACGATGGTCAATTAAGAAATCTGAAAGTGGTTACAAGAGGATGGAACAATTTCTTGCTTCAAGTTTGAGGGAAATTATGAAGGCAAACTCTTGCGACTTTTTTATGCCCAAG gTTGCAGAAATTGAGGCTAAAATGAAAAATGGTTATTACAGTGGGCATGGGTTGAGCTATGTCAAGGAGGACATCAGTAGAATGTGCCGGGATGCAATAAA AACAAAGAATCGGGGTGATGCTGGTAATATGAATCATGTTATCACATTATTTATTCAGCTTGCAACATGGTTGGAGGAGAATTCCAAGTATGTGAATAGCAGAGATGCACTAGTGAAGTTGTGGGGAAATAACCCACCATCATCTTTATGTTCTACTTCCTCTAAGTACAAGAAGAATAGATTGGTATCTGAGAGGAAGCATAGGAGTAATGAAACACATGGTGGTTTGGATAATGGAGAATATGCTTCTGATAGAGAAATCAGGAGGCGTTTATCAAAgttgaataaaaaatctttcGACTCGGAGAGTGAGACATCTGATGACTTTGATAGATCTTCTGAAGATGGCAAGAGTGATAGTGATACTACAACCACTGATATTGAAAGCGACCAAGATGTCCATTCAGAAAGTCGAATTGGGGACTCGAGGGGAGATGTGTATTTCACACCTGATGATGGGTTGGATTTCATTACTGATGAGCGTGAATGGGGGGCTCGCATGACGAAAGCAAGTTTGGTTCCTCCTGTTACTCGGAAGTATGATGTCATTGATCAATATATCATTGTAGCTGATGAAGAGGATGTGCGAAGGAAGATGCGGGTTTCATTACCAGATGGCTATGCAGAGAAGCTGAGTGTGCAAAAGAATGGCATTGATGAGTCTGACATGGAACTGCCTGAAGTCAAGGATTACAAACCTAGAAAACAGCTTGAAAATGAGGTtgttgagcaagaagtttatgGAATTGATCCCTATACCCACAATCTCTTACTAGATTCTATGCCGAAGGAGTTGGATTGGTCTCTACAAGAGAAGCATTTGTTTGTAGAAGACAAGCTCCTTCGGATGTTGAATAAGCAGGTTAATCATTTTACTGGAACTGGAAACACTCCAATGAGCTACCCTTTGCAGCCTGCTATTGAAGAAATTGAAAGGTATGCAGAGGAGCAGTGCGATGTGAGAACAGTAAGAATGTGTCAAGGTATCTTAAAAGCCATAGCAAGTCGTCCGGATGACAAATATGTAGCTTATAGAAAG GGGCTTGGTGTTGTTTGCAACAAGGAAGAAGGCTTTGGTGAAGATGATTTTGTTGTTGAGTTTTTAGGAGAG gTGTATCCTGTGTGGAAGTGGTTTGAGAAACAAGATGGGATTCGATCTCTGCAGAAGAATAGTAATGATCCTGCACCAGAGTTCTATAACATCTACCTTGAAAGGCCAAAG GGTGACGCTTATGGGTACGACTTAGTTGTCGTTGATGCCATGCATAAGGCTAACTATGCCAGTCGGATATGTCATTCATGCCGACCGAATTGTGAAGCAAA AGTTACTGCTGTTGATGGTCATTATCAAATTGGTATTTATAGTGTTCGTGAAATTCAACATGGCGAGGAGATCACTTTTGATTACAATTCTGTTACAGAG AGCAAGGAGGAATATGAAGCTTCAGTTTGTTTGTGTGGAAGCCAAGTTTGCCGTGGGAGCTATCTGAATCTGACCGGCGAAGGGGCTTTCGAAAAG GTACTGAAGGAGTGGCATGGAATTCTTGATCGTCATTATTTGATGCTAGAAGCTTGTGAATTAAACTCTGTTTCTGAAGAGGACTATAATGACCTGGGAAGAGCTGGTTTAGGCAGCTGTTTGCTTGGAGGCCTTCCAGATTGGCTAGTTTCCTATGCAGCTCGCCTT GTGAGATTTATCAATTTTGAACGAACAAAACTTCCTGAGGAAATTTTAAAGCATAATcttgaagagaaaagaaaatatttttcagatATCTGTCTTGAAGTTGAAAGGAGTGATGCAGAGGTTCAG GCTGAAGGTGTATACAATCAGAGGCTTCAAAATCTCGCTGTCACTCTTGATAAG GTAAGGTATGTTATGCGATGTATTTTTGGTGATCCACTGAAAGCTCCACCTCCTCTTGAGAAGCTCAGTCCTGAAGCAGTTGTTTCCTTCCTCTGGAAAGGAGAGGATTcatttgttgaagagcttcttCAGTGCCTGGCCCCTCATGTTGAAGAGTCTACCTTGAATGATCTCAAGACCAAAATTCATGCTCGTGATCCTTCAAGTTCTGGAGATATTCAAAAGGCGGTTCAAAAATCTCTTTTGTG GTTGAGGGATGAGGTTCGAAACCTTCCTTGTACATACAAATGTCGGCATGATGCTGCTGCTGACTTAATTCATATTTATGCTTATACCAAGTACTTCTTTAGAATACAG GATTATCAAACTATTACTTCGCCACCTGTCTATATTAGTCCACTTGACTTAGGTCCTAAGTATGCTGACAAATTGGGAGCAGGATTTCAGGAGTATCGAAAGATATATGGTGAAAATTATTGTTTAGGGCAACTGGTTTTTTGGCATAATCAGAGTAATGCGGAGCCAGATTGTACCCTGGCTAGAATAAGCCGGGGTTGTTTGTCATTACCAGACATCAGTTCCTTTTATGCCAAAGCTCAGAAGCCTTCACGACATCGTGTTTATGGTCCAAGGACTGTCAGATCTATGCTGGCAAGAATG GAGAAGCAGCCCCAGAAACCTTGGCCCAAAGACCGGATTTGGTCATTCAAAAATTCTCCGAAATTTTTTGGTAGCCCAATGTTAGACGCTGTAATTAATAACTCTCCACTTGACAGAGAGATGGTTCATTGGTTGAAGCACAGACCTGCAATATTCCAGGCCATGTGGGACCAGTGA